Proteins encoded together in one Deltaproteobacteria bacterium window:
- a CDS encoding acyl-CoA dehydrogenase, with translation MAEKFVSERNLRFLLYEVFDVESLTRYPVYEEHNRDIFGIVLETALKMGRDLFRPCFQEMDRNPPEFVDNEVRVHPMVATILRQLGEGGWISANAPYELGGQQLPHLVTAPCRFVFSAANYSASVYAFLSTGAAHLIESFGSQQLIDTYVPKMFEGEWQGTMALTEPQAGSSLTDISTQAIPADPGYYKIRGQKIFISAADHTGVENVVHLMLAKIPGAPPGVKGISLFVVPKKRIEKDGTLVSNDVNVAGIYHKLGYRGSPIVQLSLGEKDDCRGYLVGEAHKGLSYMFQMMNEGRIDVAIGATGIASAAYYASLEYAKTRPQGRRLSAKDPTAPPVPIIEHPDVRRMLLFQRAVVDGSLSLLLQCSKYVDMIKVSEGEEKERYALLLDILTPAAKTYPSEMGVLSVSQGLQCLGGYGYCDEFPLEQHYRDARIHPIHEGTTGIQGLDLLGRKVTMKDGKAFSLYVDEVENAIQSAGAIPGLEWYARRLEEALEKLQSSTSHLLQFAMAGDVERFLADATHYLELFGIVTIAWQWLLQGMAAQNALGGSLSEAETNFYQGKMHTLAYFFRYELPKIEGLTRLVAESDGLTVKVNESHFSD, from the coding sequence ATGGCAGAGAAGTTCGTAAGCGAAAGGAACCTGCGGTTTTTGCTGTATGAAGTCTTCGACGTAGAATCGCTTACCCGGTATCCGGTATATGAGGAGCACAACAGGGACATTTTCGGTATCGTGCTGGAAACCGCGTTGAAAATGGGGCGCGATCTTTTTCGACCTTGTTTTCAGGAAATGGACCGGAATCCTCCTGAATTTGTGGACAACGAAGTGAGAGTCCACCCTATGGTGGCCACGATCCTGAGGCAGTTGGGAGAAGGCGGATGGATCTCGGCCAACGCTCCTTATGAATTGGGCGGCCAACAGCTTCCTCATCTCGTCACGGCTCCCTGTCGCTTCGTTTTCAGCGCGGCCAACTATTCAGCCAGTGTCTACGCGTTCCTAAGCACAGGCGCGGCCCACCTCATCGAATCCTTCGGTTCCCAACAGCTGATCGACACGTACGTCCCCAAGATGTTCGAAGGCGAATGGCAGGGAACCATGGCTTTGACCGAACCGCAGGCCGGCAGCTCCCTGACCGACATCTCGACTCAGGCCATACCCGCGGATCCGGGTTACTATAAGATCCGGGGACAGAAGATCTTTATCTCGGCGGCGGACCATACGGGAGTCGAGAATGTGGTGCACCTGATGCTGGCCAAAATTCCGGGAGCGCCGCCGGGCGTGAAAGGCATATCCTTGTTCGTGGTCCCCAAGAAACGGATCGAAAAAGACGGAACCCTGGTGAGCAACGACGTCAACGTGGCCGGAATCTATCACAAGCTCGGTTATCGAGGATCTCCCATTGTCCAGCTCAGTCTCGGGGAAAAGGATGACTGTCGAGGATACCTGGTCGGAGAGGCTCACAAGGGCCTTTCGTACATGTTCCAAATGATGAACGAAGGTAGAATCGACGTGGCTATAGGCGCCACGGGCATAGCATCGGCCGCCTATTACGCCTCCCTGGAATACGCAAAGACCCGACCCCAGGGAAGAAGGCTTTCGGCCAAGGATCCCACCGCGCCGCCCGTACCCATCATCGAGCATCCGGACGTCAGGAGGATGCTGCTCTTCCAGCGCGCCGTGGTGGACGGCTCCCTCTCCCTTCTGCTCCAGTGTTCCAAGTACGTGGATATGATCAAGGTCTCGGAGGGCGAAGAGAAAGAGCGTTACGCTTTGCTGCTGGATATCCTGACGCCGGCAGCCAAAACCTATCCGTCGGAAATGGGAGTGTTGTCCGTCAGCCAGGGGCTTCAATGCCTGGGGGGCTACGGATACTGCGACGAATTCCCTTTGGAGCAGCACTACAGGGATGCCCGTATTCACCCTATCCATGAGGGCACCACCGGCATCCAGGGACTCGACCTATTGGGCCGAAAAGTCACCATGAAGGATGGTAAGGCCTTCTCCCTGTATGTGGACGAAGTAGAGAACGCCATACAGTCGGCGGGCGCCATTCCCGGTCTCGAGTGGTACGCCCGAAGACTCGAGGAAGCCCTCGAGAAACTTCAGAGCAGTACGTCTCACCTCCTTCAATTCGCCATGGCCGGAGATGTCGAACGCTTTCTTGCCGACGCCACCCATTATCTCGAACTGTTCGGCATCGTCACCATTGCATGGCAATGGCTCCTACAAGGAATGGCCGCACAAAATGCGCTGGGGGGGAGTTTGTCGGAAGCGGAAACCAACTTCTACCAGGGCAAGATGCATACCCTGGCATACTTTTTCCGATACGAGCTGCCCAAAATCGAGGGGTTGACCCGGTTAGTGGCGGAGAGCGATGGTTTGACCGTCAAGGTGAACGAGTCCCATTTCTCCGACTGA
- a CDS encoding DUF362 domain-containing protein encodes MNKSTVSIVKYEHPLESVRKAVELCRGLESLPANAKVFIKPNIVLWTRFVPFPKWGVITTSRVVEDMVVLLKEHGIQDITIGEGSVMMNPKDRETPAHAFRTLGYDMLKERYGVNYVNVFERPFESVDVGDGIKLNYNVDALQSDFVVDLPVLKTHAATVVSLGIKNLKGLIDISSRKKCHNADPVKDLHYMVSKLANPMPPMLTLLDGIYTNERGPALDGRMRRSNILAASTDVLSADMVGAEILGYELSEVPHLAHAARDRGRPLDLSDIEVAGERIENVASRHEYDFPFNEDNTLPMPFVKKGIQGLSYRKYDITLCTYCTGINGAALAAVAQAWDGTPWDDVEVLTGKVMKPTPGKKKTILLGKCMYQANKDNPDIQEMIAVKGCPPSPKSVVKAFHQAGINVDPAIFDNMEQMPGLYMKRYADKPEFEEAFFKVG; translated from the coding sequence ATGAACAAATCGACGGTCAGCATAGTCAAATATGAGCATCCGTTGGAATCGGTCAGGAAGGCTGTGGAACTTTGCCGGGGACTCGAGAGTCTCCCAGCGAACGCCAAGGTGTTCATCAAGCCCAACATCGTCTTGTGGACCCGTTTCGTGCCGTTTCCCAAATGGGGTGTCATCACGACATCCAGGGTCGTGGAGGACATGGTGGTGCTGCTCAAGGAACACGGAATTCAGGACATCACCATCGGCGAAGGCTCCGTCATGATGAATCCCAAAGACAGGGAAACTCCGGCCCACGCCTTCCGCACCCTCGGTTACGACATGCTCAAAGAACGGTATGGCGTGAACTATGTCAACGTGTTCGAACGCCCCTTCGAAAGCGTAGACGTGGGCGACGGGATAAAACTGAATTACAATGTGGACGCGCTGCAGAGTGACTTTGTAGTGGACCTGCCCGTGTTAAAGACTCACGCGGCCACGGTGGTCAGCCTGGGTATCAAGAACCTGAAGGGTCTGATCGATATCTCGTCCCGAAAAAAATGCCACAATGCGGATCCGGTGAAGGATCTCCATTACATGGTCTCGAAGCTGGCCAATCCCATGCCCCCAATGCTCACGCTCCTTGACGGCATTTACACCAACGAACGGGGTCCCGCCCTCGACGGCCGCATGCGAAGAAGCAATATCCTGGCCGCGTCAACGGACGTCCTTTCCGCGGACATGGTAGGGGCCGAGATACTTGGCTACGAGCTTTCGGAAGTCCCGCACCTGGCCCATGCGGCTCGCGACAGAGGACGTCCCCTCGATCTGTCGGATATCGAGGTGGCCGGGGAGCGGATCGAAAACGTGGCCTCACGGCACGAATACGATTTCCCGTTCAACGAAGACAATACGCTACCCATGCCTTTCGTAAAGAAGGGCATACAAGGCCTGTCGTACCGCAAATACGATATCACTCTGTGCACCTATTGCACGGGGATTAACGGAGCCGCCCTGGCGGCCGTGGCCCAGGCATGGGACGGAACCCCGTGGGACGACGTGGAAGTGCTTACAGGAAAGGTGATGAAGCCCACTCCCGGTAAGAAAAAAACCATATTGCTCGGAAAGTGCATGTACCAGGCCAACAAAGACAATCCCGACATACAGGAGATGATCGCGGTCAAGGGATGTCCCCCCTCGCCCAAATCCGTGGTCAAGGCCTTCCACCAGGCCGGAATCAACGTGGATCCGGCTATATTCGACAACATGGAGCAGATGCCTGGGCTCTACATGAAACGATACGCGGACAAGCCCGAGTTTGAAGAAGCGTTTTTCAAGGTCGGGTAG
- a CDS encoding ABC transporter ATP-binding protein, with protein sequence MALLELQNVSKHFGKLAALSNVSLEIERGEFVGLVGPNGSGKTTLFNVVSGFYSPSGGKVYYNGEDITGLRPDKITSKGLVRTFQSNILYKEATALENLVRASYLHSTTNSWKAFFNTRDYRENEKAIFERAEAALAHWGLEEVRDVLADELPHGHQRRLGLAVAVAADPELLLLDEPLAGMSGEERLVVMEHVRELSNQGMTIVLVEHHVKTVLNLCERLLALDYGIKIADGKPEEVTCQKDVVEAYLGAEEVVDQCS encoded by the coding sequence TTGGCATTACTTGAGCTACAGAACGTGTCGAAACATTTCGGTAAACTGGCCGCTCTCTCGAACGTAAGCCTCGAAATCGAACGAGGGGAGTTTGTCGGCCTGGTCGGGCCCAATGGCTCGGGCAAGACGACGTTGTTCAACGTCGTGAGCGGATTCTACAGTCCTTCCGGCGGGAAGGTATACTACAACGGAGAAGACATCACCGGGTTGAGGCCGGACAAAATAACGTCGAAAGGCCTCGTTCGTACCTTCCAGTCCAATATCTTATACAAAGAGGCCACCGCTCTCGAAAACCTGGTCCGGGCTTCCTACCTTCACTCGACCACGAACTCCTGGAAGGCTTTTTTCAACACCCGGGATTACCGCGAAAACGAGAAGGCCATTTTCGAGCGGGCCGAGGCGGCGCTCGCCCATTGGGGGCTCGAAGAGGTCCGGGACGTGTTGGCGGACGAATTGCCGCACGGACATCAACGGCGATTGGGGTTGGCCGTGGCAGTGGCGGCGGACCCCGAGCTGCTGCTGCTGGATGAGCCCCTAGCGGGGATGAGCGGGGAAGAGCGACTCGTGGTGATGGAACATGTGAGGGAACTTTCCAACCAGGGTATGACCATCGTTTTGGTGGAACACCACGTGAAAACGGTCTTGAACCTGTGCGAACGACTTCTCGCGCTGGACTACGGCATCAAGATCGCCGATGGAAAGCCGGAGGAAGTGACTTGTCAGAAAGACGTTGTTGAAGCCTACTTGGGTGCGGAAGAGGTGGTCGACCAGTGCTCTTAA
- a CDS encoding branched-chain amino acid ABC transporter permease yields MSRMTSSISGSSIASAAVVVCAFFFPFYTEDAFVLSLLIPGMIWAAGCMGWTTIVRTGQFSMGQAGFMTIGGYTSALLAIHFQLPFWVTFFVAGAAAAIIAFLLGTIVLRLGGIFFAIVTLSFAEVIRVFATNLTITKGSYGLIPPPPTLDIGSWSVNFAVTKVPYYYVSLLFLILAAIVFWRIDSSRLGRIFRSVSSNDRLSEHLGMHLMKYRVMAFVVAGFFTGMAGALYCHYLFFMGPTLFGLWESIMILIMCTVGGVRSAVAGPIIGALLLSISGDYLSTLVKGAKPLAFGLLVVFVVFFLPGGVIDVKRPIQRLFSREKKNAEGLQPSA; encoded by the coding sequence ATGAGCCGAATGACTTCCTCCATCTCAGGATCTTCCATTGCATCGGCCGCTGTTGTTGTTTGCGCGTTTTTCTTCCCGTTCTATACGGAGGATGCGTTCGTATTGTCACTTCTCATACCAGGCATGATTTGGGCCGCCGGTTGTATGGGGTGGACAACGATTGTGAGGACCGGGCAGTTCAGTATGGGCCAAGCCGGCTTTATGACCATCGGCGGCTATACGTCGGCTCTTCTGGCCATTCACTTTCAACTCCCCTTCTGGGTGACCTTTTTTGTGGCCGGGGCGGCGGCAGCCATAATCGCCTTTTTACTCGGGACCATCGTGCTTCGGTTGGGAGGCATATTCTTCGCCATCGTGACACTCTCTTTCGCGGAAGTCATACGGGTCTTTGCCACGAACCTCACGATCACCAAAGGCTCTTACGGACTCATTCCTCCGCCCCCAACACTGGACATCGGGAGTTGGAGCGTCAATTTCGCCGTGACCAAAGTGCCGTACTACTACGTGTCTCTCCTCTTTCTCATCCTGGCGGCGATCGTATTTTGGCGCATCGACAGCAGCAGACTGGGCAGGATTTTCCGAAGCGTGTCATCCAACGACAGGCTTTCCGAACATCTCGGCATGCATCTCATGAAATACAGAGTGATGGCATTCGTAGTCGCGGGTTTTTTTACCGGCATGGCGGGCGCATTGTACTGTCATTATCTGTTTTTCATGGGCCCCACCTTGTTTGGGCTGTGGGAATCCATCATGATTCTTATCATGTGCACCGTAGGCGGCGTGCGTTCCGCAGTGGCCGGACCGATCATCGGCGCTTTGCTCCTGTCCATCAGCGGGGATTATCTGTCGACTCTTGTCAAAGGCGCGAAGCCTTTGGCATTCGGCTTGCTCGTTGTCTTTGTGGTTTTCTTCCTGCCCGGCGGCGTGATTGATGTGAAACGTCCTATCCAGCGGCTGTTTTCCCGGGAGAAGAAAAACGCGGAAGGCTTGCAGCCCTCTGCTTAG
- a CDS encoding adenine deaminase: MISEPIPARELIETALGNRPADLVITNGTLVDVYSKRLIPRRSVAVYDKWIVYVGPDAGHTINDQTQVIEAEGRLICPGYIDAHTHLANCWSISDFLGYALPCGVTTFITEVESYALALGADGFKAFLDQIEPIPAKVFALIPPLISASPAVEHLYVDRDTARELLKDPRVLGIGESYWQRIVLKDDDRVLGLIQDTINAGKSVQGHAAGAFDRKLSAYAASGAVSCHEAITTEDVLSRLELGYYTMIREGDIRRDLEIILPLKDRIDTRRLILVTDGTNPSLLVKQGYLVDVIQKAVDMGFDPLEVLQMVTLNPAQHFGLDALTGGIAPGRRADILLLPEPGNMSPDLVISDGRVVAEKGDIRIALERVPHPEAFYHTLRTGPVSAADLSAPASNSASDHRIRIMEIQPGGLVTREQTVEGKVEGGDYVADVENDLLKVVFIERVTGKGERFTGFIKGWGQKKGAVASSLCWDASGVMAIGTNENDIALAINRIIDLRGGTTLFVDGELKLEIPFSVGGCVSELGIRELAERLERFQQMVASLGSELDSAHLTLNTLSTAAIPFIRMTEQGYYRFRENDIVGLG; this comes from the coding sequence TTGATATCCGAACCTATTCCAGCTCGAGAGCTGATTGAAACGGCCCTGGGAAACCGCCCCGCCGATCTGGTCATAACCAACGGAACCCTGGTCGACGTGTATTCTAAGAGGCTGATTCCGCGCCGTTCCGTGGCCGTTTACGATAAATGGATTGTATACGTCGGGCCTGACGCCGGACATACCATAAACGACCAAACCCAGGTCATCGAGGCGGAGGGTCGTTTAATCTGTCCCGGATATATCGATGCCCATACCCACCTGGCCAATTGTTGGAGCATATCCGATTTTCTCGGCTACGCCCTTCCCTGCGGAGTGACTACCTTTATCACCGAAGTGGAAAGCTATGCCCTGGCCCTTGGGGCTGATGGCTTCAAAGCATTTCTCGATCAGATCGAGCCCATTCCCGCCAAAGTGTTTGCGCTCATACCGCCCCTGATTTCCGCCAGCCCGGCCGTCGAACATCTCTACGTGGACCGCGACACGGCCAGGGAACTCCTGAAAGACCCGCGCGTATTGGGAATAGGCGAATCGTACTGGCAGAGAATCGTACTGAAAGACGACGATCGTGTTCTAGGATTGATTCAGGACACGATAAACGCGGGAAAATCCGTGCAGGGCCATGCCGCAGGGGCCTTCGACAGAAAACTGTCGGCGTACGCCGCGTCCGGCGCGGTCTCCTGCCACGAAGCCATTACCACGGAAGATGTTTTGTCGCGACTGGAGCTCGGTTACTACACGATGATCCGGGAAGGAGATATCCGCCGGGATCTCGAGATCATCCTGCCCCTGAAAGATCGGATTGACACGAGAAGACTGATTCTGGTCACGGACGGAACCAACCCTTCGCTCCTGGTAAAGCAGGGTTATCTGGTCGACGTAATCCAAAAAGCCGTGGACATGGGTTTCGATCCGCTGGAAGTCCTGCAAATGGTTACATTGAATCCGGCGCAGCATTTCGGTCTCGACGCCCTGACCGGGGGCATCGCACCCGGACGTCGCGCCGATATCCTTCTCCTTCCCGAACCCGGGAACATGAGCCCGGATCTCGTGATATCCGACGGCCGAGTAGTGGCTGAAAAGGGAGACATTCGCATTGCCCTCGAACGAGTACCCCACCCGGAAGCCTTTTACCATACGCTCCGAACAGGTCCCGTTTCTGCTGCGGACCTCTCGGCGCCAGCTTCTAATTCCGCTTCCGACCACCGCATACGCATTATGGAAATCCAGCCCGGAGGGCTAGTTACCCGCGAACAGACAGTGGAAGGCAAAGTCGAAGGTGGGGACTATGTGGCTGATGTTGAAAACGACCTGTTGAAGGTCGTGTTTATTGAACGGGTGACCGGTAAAGGCGAACGGTTCACGGGCTTTATCAAAGGATGGGGCCAGAAGAAAGGCGCCGTGGCCAGCAGCCTGTGCTGGGATGCCTCGGGCGTCATGGCCATTGGAACCAATGAAAACGATATCGCCCTGGCCATCAACCGGATCATTGATTTGAGGGGCGGCACTACCCTGTTCGTGGATGGTGAGTTGAAGCTGGAGATACCGTTCAGCGTTGGCGGATGCGTCTCGGAATTGGGGATCCGGGAGCTTGCCGAAAGGCTCGAACGTTTTCAACAGATGGTGGCGAGTTTGGGCTCTGAACTCGATTCCGCCCACCTCACGCTCAATACGCTGAGCACGGCCGCCATTCCTTTTATCAGAATGACCGAGCAGGGATATTACCGTTTCAGAGAAAATGATATTGTTGGACTAGGATAG
- a CDS encoding branched-chain amino acid ABC transporter permease produces MPPAAVWINALIIASTIVLMSSGLVLVFSIMGILNWSHGQMYMVGGFIVYYVAAKLGVNYFVALFAATVVVAGLGAVIEKWLLRPLSDRGFLPASVVGLGLIFVFEGAVTMLFGTGIKSVPTILEGSLHVGKVSLSVEKMALAGLAIVVMLGLYLFICHTRIGLAIRAAAQEPEVAGLYGVSSGRLFSLVMAIGCGLAALAGGMIAPVYFVDPWMGSKPLITALLAIVLGGLGSFRGAVVGGIFLGFVMSVVAYYISSWYELVAFLAVILIILLRPQGLFGMSEARV; encoded by the coding sequence ATGCCCCCAGCCGCGGTGTGGATTAACGCGCTTATCATCGCGTCCACGATTGTATTGATGTCCTCCGGCTTGGTTTTGGTCTTCAGCATCATGGGTATACTCAACTGGTCGCACGGTCAGATGTATATGGTGGGAGGGTTCATCGTATATTACGTGGCGGCCAAGCTGGGAGTGAACTATTTTGTCGCCCTTTTTGCCGCCACCGTGGTCGTCGCCGGGCTTGGCGCGGTCATCGAGAAGTGGCTTTTGCGGCCACTTTCGGATCGCGGGTTTCTGCCTGCGAGCGTCGTGGGCTTGGGACTCATTTTTGTCTTCGAAGGGGCCGTCACGATGCTTTTTGGGACCGGCATCAAATCGGTGCCCACCATTCTCGAAGGCTCGTTGCACGTGGGAAAAGTGTCCTTGAGCGTCGAGAAAATGGCCTTGGCGGGATTAGCGATAGTGGTCATGCTCGGCCTGTATCTCTTTATCTGTCATACCAGGATCGGCTTAGCCATCCGGGCCGCCGCGCAGGAGCCGGAAGTGGCCGGATTGTACGGAGTGAGTTCGGGAAGGCTCTTCTCGTTGGTGATGGCCATCGGGTGCGGATTGGCGGCCCTGGCCGGCGGCATGATAGCCCCCGTCTATTTCGTTGATCCCTGGATGGGCTCGAAACCTCTTATTACGGCCTTGCTCGCTATCGTTCTCGGGGGGCTCGGCAGTTTTCGCGGTGCTGTTGTGGGGGGAATTTTTCTCGGATTCGTCATGTCCGTTGTCGCGTACTACATATCATCCTGGTACGAACTGGTGGCGTTCCTCGCTGTCATCTTGATCATACTTCTCAGACCGCAAGGCCTGTTCGGTATGTCGGAGGCCCGGGTATGA
- a CDS encoding 4Fe-4S binding protein, with product MDEAILRALCDNLNVRGGSIPAMACPQMFELLDELFTLEEAEVACKMPAAAVSARDLSESLGRPIEEILPLLESMADKATVVSRTKDGVVLYKLMPIMPGIFEFQFMRGAKTERDRRLAKLFRRYLNLAEAETEKAIPIPKDVTPFMRVLPVERTIEVAPQVYTFEQLSKYIDSADAISVGHCYCRHEAYLLGEELCDTPVECCMSFGPGAEYTAERGIARAVTKQEAREILERCEKSGLVHMSSNTTKYLEFICNCCGCHCGVLKKLNEMGRPVWSATSGYQARVREETCDGCGTCEEYCQMKAVSLSDDGVSVIDEIRCIGCGICASLCPSEAISMELREEIPNPPETPKDLRTAIMKDFQRAMSKQK from the coding sequence ATGGACGAGGCAATTCTAAGGGCGCTCTGCGACAACCTTAACGTCAGAGGGGGCTCCATACCGGCTATGGCGTGTCCCCAGATGTTCGAACTTCTGGACGAACTTTTTACCCTCGAGGAAGCCGAGGTCGCCTGCAAGATGCCGGCGGCGGCTGTTTCGGCCCGGGATCTGTCGGAAAGCTTAGGCAGACCCATAGAGGAAATCCTGCCTCTCCTGGAATCCATGGCCGACAAGGCGACGGTGGTCTCCCGAACAAAGGACGGCGTGGTGCTGTACAAATTGATGCCTATTATGCCGGGCATTTTTGAATTCCAGTTCATGCGGGGCGCCAAGACCGAGCGCGACCGTCGTTTGGCCAAGCTGTTCAGACGATATTTGAATTTGGCCGAAGCCGAAACGGAAAAGGCCATTCCCATCCCAAAGGACGTAACGCCCTTCATGCGGGTCCTCCCTGTGGAAAGGACCATTGAAGTAGCCCCTCAGGTCTATACGTTCGAGCAGCTCTCGAAATATATCGACTCGGCGGACGCGATTTCCGTGGGGCACTGCTACTGCCGTCACGAGGCCTATCTGTTGGGAGAGGAACTGTGCGACACACCCGTCGAGTGCTGCATGAGTTTCGGACCCGGAGCCGAATATACCGCCGAAAGGGGCATTGCCCGCGCCGTAACGAAGCAAGAAGCCAGGGAGATTCTGGAACGCTGCGAAAAGAGCGGTCTGGTGCACATGAGCTCCAATACGACAAAGTACCTCGAGTTCATATGCAATTGCTGCGGTTGCCATTGCGGCGTCCTAAAAAAGCTGAATGAAATGGGCCGGCCCGTCTGGTCCGCAACTTCGGGATATCAGGCCCGGGTCCGGGAGGAAACCTGTGACGGGTGCGGTACGTGCGAGGAATATTGCCAGATGAAAGCCGTTTCCCTGAGTGATGACGGCGTCAGCGTAATCGATGAAATCCGCTGTATCGGGTGCGGTATTTGCGCAAGTCTCTGCCCGTCGGAGGCCATTTCCATGGAATTGCGGGAAGAAATACCCAACCCGCCGGAAACGCCCAAGGACCTGCGGACGGCTATTATGAAGGATTTTCAGCGCGCCATGAGTAAGCAGAAGTAG
- a CDS encoding ABC transporter ATP-binding protein yields MEEGEFITVIGANGAGKTSTLNAISGLTKREGEISFRGERIDMLPPPKVAARGVIQVPEGGKVFPRLSVLDNLNMGAYLVRDKREIAAGLERVFSFFPVLKERSAQRADSLSGGERQMLATGRALMAKPVLLLMDEPTLGLSPLLCQRLAQQITSINREGIAIVLVEQNARMALKLSTRGYVFERGRIVLEGNSGDLIQMDEIKKAYLGI; encoded by the coding sequence ATGGAGGAAGGTGAATTCATCACCGTCATCGGCGCCAACGGAGCGGGCAAGACCTCGACACTTAATGCCATCAGCGGTCTGACGAAACGTGAAGGCGAGATATCCTTTCGAGGCGAAAGAATCGATATGTTGCCTCCCCCGAAGGTCGCAGCCAGGGGCGTTATCCAAGTGCCCGAAGGCGGAAAGGTGTTTCCCCGGCTCTCGGTGCTGGATAATTTGAACATGGGCGCTTACCTGGTAAGAGACAAACGTGAGATTGCCGCCGGGCTGGAAAGAGTCTTCAGCTTTTTCCCCGTGCTTAAAGAACGATCCGCACAGCGAGCGGACAGTCTCTCGGGCGGCGAGCGACAGATGCTGGCCACAGGCCGCGCGCTCATGGCAAAGCCTGTTCTCCTTTTGATGGATGAGCCCACTTTGGGTCTAAGTCCGCTGTTGTGCCAGAGATTGGCTCAACAAATCACAAGTATAAACCGGGAAGGCATCGCCATCGTACTGGTCGAGCAGAATGCGCGAATGGCGCTGAAACTGAGCACCCGTGGATACGTTTTCGAGCGAGGACGGATTGTCCTAGAGGGCAACAGCGGCGATCTCATACAAATGGATGAAATCAAGAAAGCGTATCTGGGCATTTAG